Proteins encoded together in one Prosthecobacter fusiformis window:
- a CDS encoding TA system VapC family ribonuclease toxin, which translates to MLSIDANLLLYSYSEASPHHAAALQFIESVSVREDVALSEFVLTEFYLLLRNPVVLTSPLTAPKAVAVIQSYRQHPRWKVFGFPPTSRELHAGLWQHASTHGFARRRIYDARTALSLRAFGVTDFATANVKDFEGFGFSEVWNPLVA; encoded by the coding sequence ATGCTTTCCATTGACGCCAATCTCCTTCTCTACAGCTACAGCGAGGCCTCGCCGCATCACGCCGCAGCCCTCCAGTTCATCGAATCGGTTTCTGTCCGCGAAGATGTGGCCCTCAGCGAATTTGTACTCACCGAGTTCTACCTCCTGCTGAGAAACCCCGTCGTCCTCACCTCTCCCTTGACTGCGCCCAAAGCCGTTGCCGTTATTCAAAGCTATCGCCAGCATCCCCGCTGGAAAGTCTTTGGCTTTCCCCCCACCAGCCGCGAACTCCATGCCGGACTATGGCAACACGCATCCACCCACGGCTTCGCCCGTCGGCGTATTTATGACGCGCGCACTGCGCTCAGCCTTCGCGCTTTTGGCGTCACTGATTTTGCTACCGCCAACGTAAAGGACTTCGAAGGCTTTGGCTTTTCCGAAGTGTGGAATCCACTCGTCGCGTAA
- a CDS encoding antitoxin, giving the protein MTKTQIQVPEELFHELRTFAKQREWSLAETFRRGAELLLQVYPDPPTGPAPAWSPPTSKQVGWKGLSAEQLREVAFADGDPQLA; this is encoded by the coding sequence ATGACGAAAACCCAGATCCAGGTTCCAGAGGAGCTGTTTCATGAACTCCGCACTTTTGCCAAACAGCGTGAATGGTCCCTTGCGGAAACTTTCCGCCGAGGGGCTGAATTGCTGCTCCAAGTTTATCCTGATCCGCCCACGGGCCCTGCCCCCGCCTGGAGTCCACCCACTTCTAAACAAGTGGGCTGGAAAGGACTGTCTGCCGAGCAACTCCGCGAGGTAGCCTTTGCCGATGGCGACCCGCAACTTGCGTGA
- a CDS encoding inositol monophosphatase family protein, with the protein MPELIAIATEAAHQAGKLIKDNFGSEKTVNEMHRRDVKLELDVRTQQLIADIILGYHADHRILGEEEGDVGGDGDVEWIVDPIDGTVNYFYGIPHFCVSIGARVRSTKEPLLGVIHDPMQNETWSVVKGGVPTLNGKPISTSIRSEMSQAVVTVGFSKSKSALDAGFERYRRISYEVFKTRMLGSAALALAYIACGRLDAYVEEQISLWDVAAGVMLVEAAGGKIVTRDSTVKPGTMFICATNGKLDIEPYL; encoded by the coding sequence ATGCCAGAACTCATCGCCATCGCCACTGAAGCCGCCCACCAGGCCGGCAAGCTGATCAAAGACAACTTCGGATCTGAAAAGACCGTCAACGAGATGCACCGGCGCGATGTGAAACTGGAGCTGGATGTGCGCACTCAGCAGCTCATTGCAGACATCATCCTGGGCTATCATGCGGACCACCGCATCCTGGGTGAAGAAGAAGGCGATGTGGGCGGTGATGGCGATGTGGAATGGATCGTGGACCCCATCGACGGCACGGTGAACTATTTCTACGGCATCCCCCATTTTTGCGTGTCCATCGGTGCTCGGGTACGCTCCACGAAGGAGCCGCTCCTGGGCGTGATCCACGACCCGATGCAGAATGAAACCTGGTCCGTCGTCAAAGGCGGCGTACCCACTCTGAATGGCAAGCCCATCTCCACAAGCATCCGCAGTGAGATGAGCCAGGCCGTCGTCACTGTCGGCTTTTCCAAAAGCAAATCTGCGCTGGACGCCGGGTTCGAGCGTTACCGCCGGATCAGCTACGAGGTCTTCAAGACCCGCATGCTCGGCAGCGCAGCACTGGCGCTGGCTTACATCGCCTGCGGTCGGCTGGATGCCTATGTGGAGGAGCAGATCAGCCTTTGGGACGTGGCCGCCGGCGTGATGCTGGTGGAAGCCGCCGGGGGCAAAATCGTCACCCGAGACAGCACGGTGAAACCCGGCACCATGTTCATCTGCGCGACCAACGGCAAACTGGACATCGAGCCGTATCTGTAA
- a CDS encoding phosphopantothenoylcysteine decarboxylase — MKILITAGPTREPLDPVRYLTNRSSGKMGYALAEAARDKGHEVTLISGPVVLAAPEGVSLIKVETAREMYEAVRDRMEGQNIAIFSAAVADYRPAAIAEQKIKKTGETLTLTLEKTEDILGSARRVFGFTGFLVGFAAETERLLEHAHDKLVRKGCDLVIANDVSRAGIGFDSAENEVTLCLPDASPFPLPRQSKAVLARELIAFITQQASLKKFP, encoded by the coding sequence ATGAAGATCCTCATCACCGCCGGTCCCACGCGTGAGCCGCTCGACCCGGTGCGCTATCTGACCAATCGTTCGTCCGGTAAAATGGGGTATGCCCTGGCTGAGGCTGCCCGTGACAAAGGCCATGAAGTGACGTTGATTTCTGGACCTGTCGTGCTGGCTGCTCCCGAAGGGGTGTCCCTGATCAAAGTGGAAACCGCGCGAGAGATGTATGAAGCCGTGCGCGACCGCATGGAGGGGCAGAACATTGCCATTTTTTCCGCAGCGGTGGCTGATTACCGGCCTGCTGCTATCGCCGAGCAAAAGATCAAAAAGACGGGCGAGACGCTGACCTTGACCCTGGAAAAAACGGAAGACATCCTGGGCTCCGCCCGCCGTGTTTTTGGTTTCACTGGTTTTCTAGTTGGCTTTGCGGCGGAGACAGAGCGGCTGCTGGAGCACGCGCATGACAAGCTGGTGCGCAAGGGCTGTGATCTGGTGATCGCGAATGATGTGTCCAGGGCAGGCATCGGATTTGACAGCGCGGAGAACGAAGTCACTCTGTGCCTGCCTGATGCCTCGCCGTTCCCCCTGCCGCGTCAGTCCAAAGCCGTGCTGGCCCGTGAGTTGATCGCGTTTATCACCCAGCAGGCGTCTTTGAAAAAGTTCCCTTAA
- a CDS encoding flavoprotein translates to MSRIVLGITGSIAAYKAADLASQLTKAGHEVTCVLTKGALEFVTPLTLATLSRRPVVTDLFAEKEGWQPGHIQLADDADLLLIAPATANVLASLAHGFANDALTAIALATRAPILIAPAMNGKMWLHPATQKNVETLKGWGAQWVEPAEGMLACGYEGVGRLAPVEEILAAVQAILEKGQA, encoded by the coding sequence ATGTCACGCATCGTCCTCGGCATCACCGGCTCCATTGCCGCATATAAAGCGGCGGATCTGGCCAGCCAGCTCACCAAGGCAGGGCATGAAGTGACCTGTGTGCTGACGAAGGGTGCACTGGAATTTGTGACCCCGCTGACGCTGGCCACCCTCTCCCGCCGCCCGGTGGTGACGGATCTGTTTGCGGAAAAAGAAGGCTGGCAGCCAGGCCACATCCAGCTCGCCGATGATGCGGACCTGCTCCTGATCGCCCCCGCCACGGCCAACGTGCTGGCCTCCCTGGCGCATGGTTTTGCCAACGATGCACTGACAGCCATCGCTCTGGCGACCCGGGCACCCATCCTGATCGCCCCGGCGATGAATGGGAAAATGTGGCTGCACCCGGCGACGCAAAAAAATGTGGAAACGCTGAAGGGATGGGGTGCCCAATGGGTGGAGCCAGCAGAGGGCATGCTGGCCTGCGGTTATGAGGGGGTGGGACGGCTGGCCCCTGTGGAAGAGATCCTGGCGGCGGTACAGGCTATTTTAGAAAAAGGCCAGGCATGA
- a CDS encoding TetR/AcrR family transcriptional regulator, producing MSDRTTKERILDAAEELMLEKSFHAVGLNEILKAVKVPKGSFYHHFESKEQFGVEMLRHYVAESTAYKTRLLLPPNPEPDPLLRLLTYFESNIAKATESQGRCPCLVIKLASEVGGFSEPMRHVLAQGTREWTGVFERLLEEGLEKGKISPAIRPALMAPVILDLWTGAMQRASTTRSVTPLREAIAFLKSMLAPPQS from the coding sequence ATGAGCGACAGGACCACCAAGGAACGCATTCTCGACGCAGCCGAAGAGCTGATGCTCGAGAAGAGCTTTCATGCGGTCGGCCTGAATGAAATCCTCAAGGCTGTGAAAGTCCCCAAGGGTTCCTTTTATCATCACTTTGAGTCCAAGGAGCAGTTCGGTGTGGAAATGCTCCGGCATTATGTCGCGGAATCCACCGCTTATAAAACCCGGCTGTTACTGCCCCCAAACCCTGAGCCGGATCCCCTGCTCCGCCTCTTGACCTACTTTGAGTCTAACATCGCCAAAGCTACTGAATCCCAAGGGAGATGCCCATGTTTGGTGATTAAACTAGCCTCTGAAGTGGGAGGTTTTAGCGAGCCCATGCGCCATGTCCTTGCTCAGGGCACACGGGAGTGGACGGGCGTTTTTGAGCGCTTGCTTGAGGAGGGGCTGGAGAAAGGCAAGATCTCACCCGCAATCCGTCCTGCCCTCATGGCCCCCGTCATCCTGGACTTGTGGACCGGTGCTATGCAGCGTGCTTCCACCACCCGCAGCGTGACTCCTCTTCGTGAAGCCATCGCTTTTTTGAAGTCCATGCTCGCTCCACCGCAGAGCTAA
- the trxA gene encoding thioredoxin, whose translation MKPQALTNETFDAAISNTTGQPVLVDFWAEWCGPCRMLAPILDQLAGEQEGSATIAKVDIDAHPELAERFGIRAIPTLIVFKNGKPVNTITGVKSKAFLEAALAA comes from the coding sequence ATGAAACCTCAAGCACTCACCAACGAAACTTTTGATGCCGCCATCAGCAATACCACTGGCCAACCCGTCCTTGTGGACTTCTGGGCAGAATGGTGTGGTCCTTGCCGCATGCTGGCCCCCATCCTGGACCAGCTCGCCGGCGAGCAGGAAGGCAGCGCCACCATCGCCAAGGTGGACATTGATGCCCACCCTGAATTGGCCGAACGCTTCGGCATCCGCGCCATCCCTACGCTCATCGTTTTCAAAAACGGCAAGCCTGTGAACACCATTACTGGCGTCAAGAGCAAGGCTTTCCTTGAAGCCGCCCTGGCTGCGTGA
- a CDS encoding DUF5069 domain-containing protein, with protein MNLSQRPPRSPRVRLGGYVLLPRVLDKCRAEIAGTSGDYHYNCPMDRRFFEFAGLDHEALKAEVAKGGGDGEVLAWILTNRKNQHSDWEIAQWSAHREATAPSDNESRDFINQMVAQAGGATREDIATIFDYLDLDDYVTFGGKA; from the coding sequence ATGAATCTCTCCCAGCGTCCTCCCCGCAGCCCACGTGTCCGCCTCGGCGGATACGTGTTGCTGCCCCGTGTACTCGACAAATGCCGGGCTGAAATCGCCGGTACCTCGGGCGATTATCATTACAACTGCCCCATGGACCGCCGCTTTTTTGAGTTCGCCGGTTTGGACCATGAAGCCTTGAAAGCCGAAGTGGCCAAAGGCGGTGGCGATGGTGAAGTCCTTGCCTGGATCCTTACCAACCGGAAGAACCAGCATAGCGACTGGGAGATCGCTCAATGGAGCGCCCATCGTGAAGCTACCGCTCCCTCCGACAACGAAAGCCGCGATTTCATCAACCAGATGGTCGCTCAGGCCGGTGGTGCCACCCGTGAAGACATCGCCACCATCTTCGATTATCTGGACCTCGACGATTATGTCACCTTTGGTGGCAAAGCTTAG